The DNA sequence TTGAACAAAAATTTGCTGAGCTCCTCTTCGGGATATTCTGATGACAAAAGTTAAGATTTGTGGGATTCGTACCCTGGAGGATGTCAGGGTCATCAATGAGCTGAAACCGGATTTTTCCGGATTTGTGCTAGCCCCGAGCAAAAGACAAGTCTCGCTCAGCGAACTGAAAATGCTGATCGCTTCCTTGGACAAAAATATTATCCCGGTTGGGGTTTTCGCCAACCAGGACCCGGATGTCTTACTCCGCGCCGTGGAAGCCGGTCTGCAAATCTTACAGCTTCACGGTGATGAGCCACCGGAATATATACGTCAATTACAAGCGCGGATCGTGGAAAAATACCAGGCTAATCGTCAAGTAACGATCTGGAAAGCTGTCAGGGTAGGACATGCGGACCGGACAGAGCTGAACCTGGAAGCGTATCAGGGTTTGGTTGACGGTTTTGTTTATGATAAATATGATCCTGAGGCTTATGGCGGTACCGGAGAAAGTTTTGACTGGAATCTTCTGCAAAGAAATCAGAGCGGCCAAATTGAAAAAAACAAAGGCCGGGATATTCCGATGATTTTGGCCGGAGGTTTGAATGAAGAGAATGTCGGGTCGGCAATTTCTTTATTCCATCCCTATTGCCTGGATGTCAGCAGCAGTGTCGAGACGGAAGGGCAAAAAGACCCGGATAAAATAAAAAGGTTTATCGACCGTGTCCGTGCTTAACGTTCCGTTCCTTGCTATCCGTGGCTTCCAAAGCAAAGGGGCTGCATCTGAACTAGCCCACCAAAGGCGTCTCATTTCATAGAGGCGTCTTTACTTTTCTTGGGGTTTTGTAGCCTTGCACAAATACTTTACTCGCTCGCTTTCGCATATTGTGCAAGTCTACAATATTTGAAGTAATCAGAAGAAATATAGAGAATTTAAGATGTAATAATGGATAAAAAGCTCTAATAAAATTGGGTTAGATAGGTGAAGGGGACGCCGCGAAACTAAGTTTCGTTACGTCCCCTTTGCTTAAAGTCTTTGTACCATCTCTTCCGGAGAAGGGATATTCAAATATTTTCGCTGGATAGGGCCTAGATGAAAGATCTGGACTTCTACAAACCGAAGGACCGAGTTGGCAATCCAGTAAGCGCTCAGGGCAACAGGTGCTTTCCACAGAAAAACGACGCCAATAGCAACCGGGAATATGAACATCAGTAAATTTTTGTTTTCTGCTGTAAATACACTCAGCGTCTGAAGCAGACCGGCAATAACCGGCAAAATATGAAGATGATCTGCCATATGGAGATCAGATACCCACGGAATAAGAATACTGCCAACTGGTATACTCAGATGCGTAATAGCAACGTACAAGGAGAAAAAAACCGGGGCCTGGATAATAAGTGTTGCAAACGTAAACAGTGGATTGATTTTATATTTAGATGCAATTTTCATTGATTCAGAGTTAACTTTTTTAATTTGATTTTGAAATTTTCCAGATAAAATTGTTCTGGCTTTGGTCAGATTTGCGGTTAATAATTGTACTTTTTGCTGTTTTATTGACAAAGGAAATAACAAGAGTTTTATCCCTAATGTAATCAGAGCAACCGCAATGAACCAATCGCCCGTAGTACTGACAAGGAATGCTAATAACTGGGAAAGGACTGTGCTAATCATATTCATTGAAACATCCTCCAAAGTTTTATTTCTTATAAAACAAGGAGGTTTGAATAAGGTGAGTCATCATCCTGGTCAGTTTTGATCTTTCTTCTAAATATCAAATGCTTTTTTACCTTAATATTTTGGGGAGATGAGGAGCTGATTGGACAACTCGAAAGATAAGTATCAGCAAATCTGATACAGATGGAAGAAGAATGCACAAGTTTGATACTGGCCCAGGAAACGGCTAAGATCAAAGTCAGATTAATGATTAGAATAAGCAGTATGCCGGCGTCAAATTGCATTTTCTCACCCCCAAAAACTAAATTTATTATATAATTGATAAATGGGAATAGCAAGAGACGGACGCATCGTTGAATGCTGCCAGCAGAATATAGGAATAGGCAAGGTATGAAAAATGAAG is a window from the Dehalobacter sp. DCA genome containing:
- a CDS encoding phosphoribosylanthranilate isomerase, with protein sequence MTKVKICGIRTLEDVRVINELKPDFSGFVLAPSKRQVSLSELKMLIASLDKNIIPVGVFANQDPDVLLRAVEAGLQILQLHGDEPPEYIRQLQARIVEKYQANRQVTIWKAVRVGHADRTELNLEAYQGLVDGFVYDKYDPEAYGGTGESFDWNLLQRNQSGQIEKNKGRDIPMILAGGLNEENVGSAISLFHPYCLDVSSSVETEGQKDPDKIKRFIDRVRA
- a CDS encoding YidC/Oxa1 family membrane protein insertase, with product MNMISTVLSQLLAFLVSTTGDWFIAVALITLGIKLLLFPLSIKQQKVQLLTANLTKARTILSGKFQNQIKKVNSESMKIASKYKINPLFTFATLIIQAPVFFSLYVAITHLSIPVGSILIPWVSDLHMADHLHILPVIAGLLQTLSVFTAENKNLLMFIFPVAIGVVFLWKAPVALSAYWIANSVLRFVEVQIFHLGPIQRKYLNIPSPEEMVQRL